TAAACAAATTATTTATTTGGATAGTGAATCAAAATTGTTTGAGTCAAAATGTCAGCATATTGATAAGACTCTGTTGTTTTTGGGCCACGTGCTGGAATATTTTCAATCACAAAGTGTGTGGCATAAGTCTCAATCAAGTTGACTTTATGACGATTTTCACGTTTACGTCCAAATTGTGATGTAATTTCAATGGTTTGACCAACATGTTCTTCAACTTGTTTTCTGATATCTACAATTTTTCCTACTTCTTGGCTTTGATTTTGGTTATCCATTTTACTCTCCAATTTTTCTCTAGAAATGCAAAGACAGGCGTTTTCCGCCTAGCTTACCATTATAAATTTTAAATCTTATCCATTATAACACGAATACCCCTAGAAATGCTAGTCTTCATATCTGTTATCAATACTAGCAAATTTGTTGTATTCTTTCAGGAAGAGTAACTCGACAGTTCCCCGACTTCCTGAACGGTTTTTTTCAATAATAACTTCTACTTTATTG
This window of the Lactococcus garvieae subsp. garvieae genome carries:
- a CDS encoding Veg family protein, producing the protein MDNQNQSQEVGKIVDIRKQVEEHVGQTIEITSQFGRKRENRHKVNLIETYATHFVIENIPARGPKTTESYQYADILTQTILIHYPNK